The following coding sequences lie in one Flavobacterium sp. 20NA77.7 genomic window:
- a CDS encoding rhomboid family intramembrane serine protease yields the protein MFNNMTPVVKQLLIINIVCFIMSQVVPQAYDLFSLYYFENSQFRIWQPFTHLFMHSKDSLMHIFFNMFALVSFGSALEHFWGGKRFLIFYFACGLGAAALHMGMNYYEIHQVTDALGLSSQDIQTLYAHSYRSLFSADGQMTNEAVVHILNKVQCSQEQFNVLTNGFIPAVGASGAIYGLLVAFAFMFPMAELAMLFIPIPIKAKYFVPAIVLLDLFSGITGFSIFSGGNIAHFAHVGGAVTGFLIMLLWRNSKFNHRRWN from the coding sequence ATGTTCAATAACATGACACCAGTAGTGAAACAACTACTGATTATTAATATTGTTTGTTTTATAATGAGTCAAGTTGTGCCTCAGGCTTACGATTTATTCTCTTTATATTATTTTGAAAACAGTCAATTTAGAATTTGGCAACCCTTCACACATCTATTTATGCATTCTAAAGATAGTTTGATGCATATCTTTTTTAATATGTTTGCTTTAGTTTCATTTGGTTCGGCTTTAGAACATTTTTGGGGAGGTAAACGCTTTTTAATTTTTTATTTTGCTTGTGGTTTGGGAGCTGCAGCCTTACATATGGGTATGAATTACTATGAAATTCATCAAGTTACAGACGCTTTAGGTTTAAGCAGTCAAGATATACAAACGCTATATGCACATTCTTATCGTTCATTATTTAGTGCCGATGGGCAAATGACTAATGAAGCGGTTGTGCATATTTTAAATAAGGTTCAATGTTCTCAAGAACAATTTAATGTACTAACAAATGGATTTATTCCAGCGGTAGGTGCTTCAGGTGCTATATATGGTTTATTAGTTGCGTTTGCATTTATGTTTCCAATGGCTGAATTAGCTATGTTATTTATTCCAATTCCAATCAAAGCTAAATATTTTGTACCAGCTATTGTGCTTTTAGATTTATTTTCAGGTATAACCGGCTTTTCAATTTTTTCAGGAGGAAATATAGCACATTTTGCACATGTTGGTGGCGCAGTAACAGGATTTTTAATAATGCTACTTTGGCGAAATAGTAAATTTAATCATAGACGTTGGAATTAA
- a CDS encoding endonuclease/exonuclease/phosphatase family protein, whose amino-acid sequence MLFLNVIVSTTTLLAYLLPFLAPRWFAFLSVLTLFLPFLLIVNLLFFLFWFIQLKKFIFVSGITLLLGITFINKFYNLQETILPKEESDFTVMSYNVRLFNKFKWYSKANIPQQIAQFVSEKNPDILCVQEYSELEKTRFSTYPYKQVFKEGKNIIVGNAIFSKYKIINKGKISFPGSSNNVVFADILKEKDTLRLYSMHLQSIKISTDIEDEAIEKMDESKSKYIYKRLSNAFKKQQEQAELIKKHYRACPYKKIVCGDLNNSAFSYVYRAVKETMQDTFETNGSGFGKTYNFKYYPARIDYILVDKTMLVKQFDTFNDFYNSDHFPLLARLNLKHRR is encoded by the coding sequence ATGTTATTTCTTAATGTTATAGTGAGTACTACAACGTTATTAGCCTATTTATTGCCTTTTTTAGCCCCTAGATGGTTTGCTTTTTTAAGTGTTTTAACCTTATTCTTACCATTTTTGTTAATTGTTAATTTATTGTTTTTTTTATTTTGGTTTATCCAATTAAAAAAATTCATTTTTGTCTCTGGTATTACACTTTTATTAGGTATTACTTTTATTAATAAGTTTTACAATTTACAAGAAACAATTTTGCCAAAAGAGGAAAGTGATTTTACAGTGATGAGCTATAATGTGCGCCTTTTTAATAAATTTAAATGGTATTCAAAGGCAAATATACCTCAGCAAATTGCCCAATTTGTTTCTGAAAAAAATCCTGATATTTTATGTGTTCAAGAATATTCTGAACTTGAAAAAACGCGTTTTTCGACCTATCCTTATAAACAGGTTTTTAAAGAAGGGAAAAATATTATTGTAGGAAATGCTATTTTTTCAAAGTATAAAATTATTAATAAAGGTAAAATTTCGTTTCCAGGATCTAGTAATAATGTTGTTTTTGCAGATATTCTAAAAGAAAAAGATACGTTACGTTTATATAGCATGCACTTACAATCCATTAAAATTAGTACAGATATTGAAGATGAAGCTATTGAAAAGATGGATGAATCTAAGTCTAAGTATATTTATAAACGCTTAAGTAACGCGTTTAAGAAACAGCAAGAACAGGCCGAATTGATAAAAAAACACTATAGAGCTTGTCCCTATAAAAAAATTGTGTGTGGTGATTTAAATAATAGCGCTTTTTCTTATGTGTATAGAGCAGTTAAAGAAACGATGCAAGATACATTTGAGACAAATGGTTCAGGATTTGGGAAAACCTATAATTTCAAGTATTATCCTGCTCGAATAGATTATATTTTGGTGGATAAAACTATGCTTGTAAAACAATTTGATACGTTTAATGATTTTTATAACAGCGACCATTTTCCGCTATTGGCTCGTCTAAATTTAAAGCATCGTAGGTAA
- a CDS encoding WbqC family protein, with the protein MNILLYPTYFPSISHYVAMVQAEGVKFEVEDTFQKQSNRNRMYIYSPNGLQMLNIPIKHALERQKFKDVKIEYAFDWQKNHFKSLEAAYRTSPFFEYFEDDIRPIFERKTIFMQDLNFQIMEILNNCLGFQLAFDKTTEYHHENKDFVDFRNLVNGKKDTTQIEPYIQVFDDKHGFINNLSILDLLFNEGRYAVDYLKNQSLPTML; encoded by the coding sequence ATGAACATTCTCCTGTATCCTACTTATTTTCCTTCAATTAGTCATTACGTTGCTATGGTTCAGGCAGAAGGTGTAAAATTTGAAGTGGAAGATACCTTTCAAAAGCAGTCCAATAGAAATAGAATGTATATCTATAGTCCAAATGGATTACAAATGCTTAATATTCCTATTAAACATGCTTTAGAGAGACAAAAATTTAAGGATGTAAAAATTGAATACGCTTTTGACTGGCAAAAAAATCATTTTAAATCGTTAGAAGCTGCCTATCGTACTTCCCCATTTTTTGAATATTTTGAAGATGACATTCGCCCTATTTTTGAAAGAAAAACTATTTTCATGCAGGATTTAAATTTTCAAATAATGGAAATACTAAATAACTGTCTAGGGTTTCAACTAGCATTTGATAAAACCACAGAATACCATCACGAAAATAAAGATTTTGTTGACTTTAGAAACCTAGTAAATGGAAAAAAAGATACCACACAAATTGAACCTTACATACAAGTTTTTGACGATAAACACGGTTTTATAAATAACTTGTCAATTTTAGATCTATTGTTTAACGAAGGTCGTTATGCGGTAGATTATCTAAAAAACCAATCGTTACCTACGATGCTTTAA
- a CDS encoding rhomboid family intramembrane serine protease, with protein sequence MNEIFKDIKEQYRYNDVSQKLIFWNIAIFILSLAMFFQFKLGIFSFPNYVALSSNPEQFRFFPWTFISYSFFHADFLHLLSNMLFLFFAGRLFFTFFNANQFLATYFFGAIVSGIVYVLVQHFYFSDNQIVGASGAVLAVFFTVVFYSPLYLIRIPLVGIVKLWHIGFIILLLNVIYFAVENTGGHVAHLAGIGFGYLNLFLLNKGVDLSKLFVFKKSKKNTTFKKVYKTKSNVSAIPQIKEKDITQKQIDDILDKISKSGYDSLTKEEKEFLFKVNQ encoded by the coding sequence ATGAACGAAATTTTTAAAGATATAAAAGAACAATACCGTTACAATGATGTTTCCCAAAAACTGATTTTTTGGAATATTGCTATTTTTATCCTTTCGTTAGCGATGTTTTTTCAATTTAAACTGGGTATTTTTAGTTTTCCTAACTATGTGGCACTAAGCTCGAATCCTGAACAATTCCGTTTTTTTCCTTGGACATTTATTTCCTATTCCTTTTTTCATGCTGATTTTTTACATTTACTCAGCAACATGTTGTTTTTGTTTTTCGCCGGACGATTATTTTTTACGTTTTTCAATGCCAATCAATTTTTAGCTACCTATTTTTTTGGCGCAATTGTTTCAGGAATTGTATATGTTTTAGTGCAACATTTTTATTTTTCTGATAATCAAATTGTTGGTGCAAGTGGCGCTGTGCTAGCTGTTTTTTTTACCGTTGTTTTTTATTCGCCCCTTTATTTGATTCGAATTCCATTAGTTGGAATCGTGAAATTATGGCATATTGGCTTCATTATCTTGTTGTTAAATGTTATTTATTTTGCCGTTGAGAACACTGGTGGACACGTGGCGCATCTCGCAGGTATTGGCTTTGGCTATCTGAATTTATTTTTATTAAATAAAGGAGTCGATTTGAGTAAATTATTTGTTTTTAAAAAGTCAAAAAAAAATACTACCTTTAAAAAAGTTTATAAAACTAAATCTAATGTTTCTGCTATTCCCCAAATCAAGGAGAAAGACATCACTCAAAAACAAATAGATGATATATTAGATAAAATTAGTAAATCGGGTTATGATAGCCTAACCAAAGAAGAGAAAGAGTTTTTATTTAAAGTGAATCAATAG